In Capillimicrobium parvum, a genomic segment contains:
- the ilvN gene encoding acetolactate synthase small subunit, translating to MSLRSGRKHTLSILVENKPGVLTRIAGLFARRGFNIDTLTVGPTDDERISRITLTLDGALHPIDQVVKQLHKLINVLKIRDLEPTDTVARELAMFKVAVDGAQRAEVMQICEIFRGKVVDVTKRSLVLEVTGTTDKIEAFERMVRPFGLVEMMRTGEIAISRGRGET from the coding sequence GTGAGCCTGCGCTCGGGGCGCAAGCACACGCTGTCGATCCTCGTCGAGAACAAGCCGGGCGTGCTGACGCGGATCGCGGGCCTGTTCGCGCGGCGCGGCTTCAACATCGACACGCTCACGGTCGGCCCCACCGACGACGAGCGCATCTCCCGCATCACGCTGACCCTCGACGGGGCGCTGCACCCGATCGACCAGGTCGTCAAGCAGCTGCACAAGCTCATCAACGTCCTGAAGATCCGCGACCTCGAGCCGACCGACACGGTCGCGCGCGAGCTGGCGATGTTCAAGGTCGCGGTGGACGGCGCGCAGCGCGCCGAGGTCATGCAGATCTGCGAGATCTTCCGCGGCAAGGTCGTCGACGTGACGAAGCGCTCGCTCGTGCTCGAGGTCACCGGCACGACCGACAAGATCGAGGCGTTCGAGCGGATGGTCCGCCCGTTCGGCCTCGTCGAGATGATGCGCACGGGCGAGATCGCGATCTCGCGCGGGCGCGGCGAGACCTGA
- a CDS encoding ATP-binding protein, with translation MSALESQPADPAPASASAGSAWPLLGRARERARLDRMLVEARVGTSGTLIVSGEPGIGKTALLGYAGDRAAGMALLTARGTEAEAEVPFGGLLELLRPVLADVDRLPAPQADSLRAALALGPPTRLDRFTVGAATLNLLATAAEHRPLLVVVDDAHWLDRPSLAAVLFAARRLVVDPIAVLLSVRTGEAPMVDEMGLPTLDLGGVDHATAAEILAQRAGHPPPPDSAQRLFALTAGNPLALVELAGTALDLPLAAPDGPLAVQTSVERAYRGRIEALPESGRTMLLLAAAAGASDLAAVAAAGAALRLDLTELEAAERAGLVALGFGRIEFRHPLVRAAAYNAALPEQRRAAHRALAEVLTADPDGDRRAWHLASAALGPDAGAAAALQAAAERARDRGAYATAASAAERAAQLTADPARAAERRYAAAEAAWLAGDPARTIRAAEHVLAARPDALLRAEAEHLRGQATMQAGPVMDGYRILVQAADEVAARHPAKAVEMRADAAEACLYGGHPGSMLETARAAYALAAASDCGERATVRATLALGAALIYGGQGDEGARHVREATAALESSEDLRGDPQLLSSAAVGPLFLREAGAGAVLIDRAIACGRREGTRGVLPYALALAGRYATTSDRWAVGASLYEEAMRLAREAGQGLPLCLAAAGMALVAARRGDEDACREYAALALERGNRLGLEMPRSWALDALAEMELAAGRPDRAIEPLERKQAVLAAAGIADPDVSPVPDLVEACVRRGGDERAPPGFEAFAQRAVEKGQPWALARLERARGLLAGDEDFERHFAAALRLHGDTPDRFEEARTRLCHGERLRRARRRVQARAELRRSFEAFDELGAAPWAERARIELQATGETARRRDPSTLDDLTPQELQVAMLLGSGLTTREAAGRLFLSPKTVEHHLRNAYRKLGIRSRDALAAVLGAGPDAEDQGAP, from the coding sequence GTGAGCGCGCTCGAATCTCAACCGGCAGATCCCGCGCCCGCGAGCGCGAGTGCGGGCAGCGCGTGGCCGCTCCTGGGCCGGGCGCGGGAGCGGGCGCGTCTCGACCGGATGCTCGTGGAGGCGCGCGTCGGCACGAGCGGCACGCTGATCGTCTCGGGCGAGCCGGGGATCGGCAAGACGGCTCTGCTCGGCTACGCGGGCGACCGCGCGGCAGGAATGGCATTGCTCACGGCGCGCGGGACCGAGGCCGAGGCCGAGGTCCCGTTCGGCGGCCTGCTGGAACTGCTGCGGCCGGTCCTCGCCGACGTCGACCGCCTGCCCGCGCCACAGGCCGACAGCCTGCGGGCGGCGCTGGCGCTCGGCCCGCCGACCCGGCTCGACCGCTTCACGGTGGGCGCCGCCACGCTGAACCTGCTGGCGACGGCGGCCGAGCACAGGCCGCTGCTCGTCGTGGTCGACGACGCCCACTGGCTCGACCGCCCCTCGCTGGCCGCCGTCCTGTTCGCCGCGCGGCGCCTGGTCGTCGATCCCATCGCCGTCCTGCTGTCCGTGCGCACCGGCGAGGCCCCGATGGTCGACGAGATGGGGCTGCCGACGCTCGACCTCGGCGGCGTGGACCACGCGACCGCCGCCGAGATCCTCGCTCAGCGCGCCGGCCACCCGCCGCCGCCGGACTCGGCGCAGCGGCTGTTCGCGCTCACCGCCGGCAACCCGCTCGCGCTCGTCGAGCTGGCCGGGACCGCGCTCGACCTGCCCCTCGCCGCGCCCGACGGCCCCCTGGCCGTCCAGACGAGCGTCGAGCGCGCCTATCGCGGCCGCATCGAGGCGCTCCCGGAGAGCGGCCGGACGATGCTGCTGCTCGCGGCCGCGGCGGGCGCGAGCGATCTCGCCGCCGTCGCCGCGGCCGGGGCCGCGCTCCGGCTCGACCTCACCGAGCTCGAGGCGGCCGAGCGGGCGGGTCTGGTGGCGCTCGGGTTCGGCCGCATCGAGTTCCGCCATCCGCTCGTGCGCGCGGCCGCCTACAACGCGGCGCTGCCCGAGCAGCGCCGCGCGGCGCACCGCGCGCTCGCCGAGGTGCTGACGGCCGACCCGGACGGCGACCGGCGCGCCTGGCATCTCGCCTCCGCGGCGCTGGGGCCGGATGCCGGCGCGGCGGCGGCGCTGCAGGCCGCCGCCGAGCGCGCCCGCGACCGCGGCGCCTACGCGACGGCGGCGAGCGCGGCCGAGCGCGCCGCCCAGCTGACCGCCGATCCCGCCCGGGCCGCCGAGCGCCGGTACGCGGCGGCGGAGGCGGCGTGGCTGGCCGGCGACCCGGCGCGCACGATCCGTGCCGCCGAGCACGTGCTCGCCGCGCGGCCGGACGCGCTGCTGCGGGCGGAGGCCGAGCACCTGCGCGGCCAGGCGACGATGCAGGCCGGGCCGGTCATGGACGGCTACCGGATCCTCGTGCAGGCCGCCGACGAGGTCGCCGCCCGGCATCCCGCCAAGGCGGTCGAGATGCGCGCCGACGCGGCCGAGGCGTGCCTGTACGGCGGGCATCCGGGGTCGATGCTCGAGACGGCCCGGGCGGCGTACGCGCTGGCCGCGGCCTCTGACTGCGGCGAGCGCGCGACCGTGCGGGCGACGCTCGCGCTCGGCGCGGCGCTGATCTACGGCGGCCAGGGCGACGAGGGCGCGCGCCACGTCCGCGAGGCGACCGCGGCGCTCGAGTCCTCCGAGGATCTGCGCGGCGATCCGCAGCTGCTCTCGTCGGCGGCCGTCGGCCCGCTGTTCCTGCGCGAGGCGGGCGCCGGCGCCGTGCTGATCGACCGCGCGATCGCCTGCGGGCGGCGTGAGGGCACGCGCGGCGTCCTGCCCTACGCGCTCGCGCTGGCCGGCCGCTACGCGACGACGAGCGACCGCTGGGCCGTGGGCGCGTCGCTGTACGAGGAGGCGATGCGGCTGGCCCGCGAGGCCGGCCAGGGCCTGCCGCTGTGCCTGGCCGCGGCCGGCATGGCGCTCGTCGCGGCGCGCCGCGGCGACGAGGACGCGTGCCGCGAGTACGCGGCGCTGGCGCTCGAGCGCGGCAACCGCCTGGGCCTGGAGATGCCGCGGTCGTGGGCGCTGGATGCGCTCGCCGAGATGGAGCTCGCGGCCGGCCGGCCCGACCGGGCGATCGAGCCGCTCGAGCGCAAGCAGGCCGTCCTCGCCGCCGCAGGGATCGCCGACCCCGACGTCTCGCCGGTGCCCGACCTCGTCGAGGCGTGCGTGCGCCGCGGCGGCGACGAGCGCGCGCCCCCGGGGTTCGAGGCCTTCGCGCAACGCGCCGTCGAGAAGGGCCAGCCGTGGGCGCTCGCGCGGTTGGAGCGCGCGCGGGGCCTGCTCGCCGGCGACGAGGACTTCGAGCGGCACTTCGCCGCCGCGCTGCGCCTGCACGGCGACACGCCGGACCGCTTCGAGGAGGCGCGCACGCGCCTGTGCCACGGCGAGCGATTGCGCCGCGCACGCCGTCGCGTGCAGGCGCGGGCGGAGCTGCGCCGCAGCTTCGAGGCCTTCGACGAGCTCGGGGCCGCGCCGTGGGCCGAGCGCGCCCGGATCGAGCTGCAGGCGACGGGGGAGACCGCCCGGCGCCGGGACCCGAGCACGCTCGACGACCTCACGCCGCAGGAGCTGCAGGTGGCGATGCTGCTCGGCTCCGGCCTGACGACCCGCGAGGCGGCGGGCCGGCTGTTCCTGAGCCCGAAGACGGTCGAGCATCACCTGCGCAACGCGTACCGCAAGCTCGGCATCCGCTCGCGCGACGCGCTCGCCGCGGTGCTCGGCGCGGGGCCCGACGCCGAAGACCAGGGGGCCCCCTGA
- a CDS encoding class I SAM-dependent methyltransferase, whose amino-acid sequence MATQLTQDQPAQIDEQKVVAFVHQALGELGATLNAALVVIGDQLGLYAAMAGAGPITAAELAERTGTSERYVREWLNAQAAGGYVTYEPDGERYTLPAEHAMVLADEASPWFMPGAFQLMTASAGDHAQIAEAFRSGAGVGWHEHSHGVFEGCERFFRPGYAAHLCTEWIPALEGVEAKLRDGGRVADVGCGHGASTILMAQTYPDATVTGFDYHDGSIAVARERARAAGVADRVTFEVAPASTYPGGGYDLVTTFDCLHDMGDPVGAARHVRSTLADGGTWMIVEPFANDRTEDNLNPIGRIYYAASTLLCTPASLSQEVGLALGAQAGETRLRDVVTAGGLTHFRRAAETPFNLVFEARA is encoded by the coding sequence ATGGCCACGCAGTTGACGCAGGACCAGCCGGCGCAGATCGACGAGCAGAAGGTCGTCGCCTTCGTCCACCAGGCGCTCGGCGAGCTCGGCGCGACGCTGAACGCCGCCCTCGTCGTGATCGGCGACCAGCTCGGCCTCTACGCCGCGATGGCCGGCGCCGGACCGATCACGGCCGCGGAGCTGGCCGAGCGCACCGGCACTTCGGAGCGGTACGTGCGCGAGTGGCTCAACGCGCAGGCGGCGGGCGGCTACGTCACCTACGAGCCCGACGGCGAGCGCTACACGCTGCCGGCCGAGCACGCGATGGTGCTCGCCGACGAGGCCAGCCCGTGGTTCATGCCCGGCGCCTTCCAGCTCATGACCGCCAGCGCGGGCGACCACGCGCAGATCGCCGAGGCGTTCCGCTCCGGCGCGGGCGTCGGCTGGCACGAGCACAGCCACGGCGTGTTCGAGGGCTGCGAGCGCTTCTTCCGCCCCGGGTACGCCGCGCACCTGTGCACGGAGTGGATCCCGGCGCTCGAGGGCGTCGAGGCCAAGCTGCGCGACGGCGGCCGCGTCGCCGACGTCGGCTGCGGCCACGGCGCGTCGACCATCCTGATGGCGCAGACCTACCCGGACGCGACGGTCACCGGGTTCGACTACCACGACGGCTCGATCGCCGTGGCGCGCGAGCGCGCGCGGGCGGCGGGCGTCGCGGACCGCGTCACCTTCGAGGTCGCCCCGGCGAGCACGTACCCCGGCGGCGGGTACGACCTCGTCACGACGTTCGACTGCCTGCACGACATGGGCGATCCCGTGGGCGCGGCGCGCCACGTCCGCTCGACGCTCGCCGACGGCGGCACGTGGATGATCGTGGAGCCGTTCGCCAACGACCGCACCGAGGACAACCTCAACCCGATCGGCCGCATCTACTACGCGGCGTCGACGCTGCTGTGCACGCCCGCCTCGCTGTCGCAGGAGGTCGGGCTGGCGCTCGGCGCCCAGGCGGGCGAGACGCGGCTGCGCGACGTCGTGACCGCCGGCGGCCTGACGCACTTCCGGCGCGCGGCGGAGACGCCGTTCAACCTGGTGTTCGAGGCCCGCGCGTGA
- a CDS encoding isochorismate synthase, with amino-acid sequence MPVVAHAEPPFALSRGEGRRLARHAERAVRRARSRGESLAAVTVPVAGDVDPASVAFASRQGGEPVFVFEQPARRGAALAGLGCVRALEAEGPGRFRQVAADWRALLAGSAADLDGPPATGPVAVGGFAFAAQGASAPHWGRFPAASLHVPEVVLARRDGAVHLTLCALATPDDTAQDLVERLERRLASLSLAPLPMLDPSPAGAAPRVASTMPPEHYEAAVARAVERIKAGELEKIVLAREVAVHVPEPHDVPAIHGILREAFPECFVFAVSRGGASFIAASPELLLRRDGLRVSTLALAGSTRRSADPAVDDHLGEQLLRCDKDRAEQAIVARRIERTLRPHAVWVTSAPDPVVVKMANIQHLATPIRAQLAEPRSAVELAGLLHPTPAVGGEPFRVASPLIPALEGLDRGWYAGPVGWTDASEDGEFCVALRSALLDGPVARCFAGVGVVADSDPAAELAETEVKLQALLPVLAL; translated from the coding sequence ATGCCGGTCGTCGCCCACGCCGAGCCCCCGTTCGCCCTCAGCCGGGGCGAGGGGCGGAGGCTCGCCCGCCACGCCGAGCGAGCCGTCCGGCGGGCGCGCTCACGCGGCGAGTCACTCGCGGCGGTGACGGTCCCCGTGGCCGGCGACGTCGACCCGGCGTCGGTGGCGTTCGCCTCGCGGCAGGGCGGCGAGCCGGTCTTCGTCTTCGAGCAGCCGGCCCGGCGCGGCGCTGCGCTCGCCGGCCTCGGGTGCGTGCGCGCCCTGGAGGCCGAGGGCCCGGGCCGGTTCAGGCAGGTGGCCGCGGACTGGCGGGCGCTGCTGGCCGGCTCGGCCGCGGACCTCGACGGGCCGCCCGCCACGGGACCGGTCGCGGTCGGCGGCTTCGCGTTCGCTGCGCAGGGCGCGTCGGCCCCGCACTGGGGCCGCTTCCCCGCCGCGTCGCTGCACGTGCCGGAGGTGGTGCTCGCCCGCCGCGACGGCGCGGTCCACCTGACGCTGTGCGCCCTGGCGACGCCGGACGACACCGCGCAGGACCTCGTCGAGCGGCTCGAGCGGCGGCTGGCGTCGCTGTCGCTCGCGCCGCTGCCGATGCTCGATCCGTCGCCGGCGGGTGCGGCTCCGCGGGTGGCGAGCACGATGCCGCCCGAGCACTACGAGGCGGCGGTCGCGCGCGCGGTCGAGCGCATCAAGGCGGGCGAGCTCGAGAAGATCGTGCTGGCGCGCGAGGTGGCGGTGCACGTCCCCGAGCCCCACGACGTGCCCGCGATCCACGGCATCCTGCGCGAGGCGTTCCCCGAGTGCTTCGTGTTCGCGGTCAGCCGTGGCGGTGCGTCGTTCATCGCCGCGAGCCCGGAGCTGCTGCTGCGCCGCGACGGGCTGCGGGTGAGCACGCTCGCGCTCGCCGGGTCGACGCGGCGGTCGGCGGACCCCGCGGTGGACGACCACCTCGGCGAGCAGCTGCTGCGCTGCGACAAGGACCGCGCCGAGCAGGCGATCGTGGCGCGGCGCATCGAGCGGACGCTGCGGCCGCACGCGGTCTGGGTCACCTCGGCGCCGGACCCGGTCGTCGTGAAGATGGCGAACATCCAGCACCTCGCCACGCCGATCCGGGCGCAGCTCGCCGAGCCGCGCAGCGCGGTCGAGCTGGCCGGGCTGCTGCACCCGACGCCCGCGGTCGGCGGCGAGCCGTTCCGGGTCGCCTCGCCGCTCATCCCCGCGCTGGAGGGCCTGGACCGCGGCTGGTACGCCGGCCCGGTGGGCTGGACCGACGCCAGCGAGGACGGCGAGTTCTGCGTCGCCCTGCGCAGCGCGCTGCTCGACGGGCCCGTCGCGCGCTGCTTCGCCGGCGTGGGCGTCGTCGCCGACTCCGACCCGGCGGCCGAGCTCGCCGAGACCGAGGTCAAGCTGCAGGCGCTGCTGCCCGTCCTGGCGCTGTGA
- the menD gene encoding 2-succinyl-5-enolpyruvyl-6-hydroxy-3-cyclohexene-1-carboxylic-acid synthase yields MTPTADSYLLLRAFVDELVRCGATDACTSPGSRSTPLVLSLVRDGRLRCHSHVDERASAFFALGLAKATRRPVPIACTSGTAAAEYLPAVIEAHEAGVPLVVLTADRPPELRDVGAGQTVDQIKLYGSAVRWFVDLGIHDATPTRLRWARSLACRVMWAASGASGRPGPVHVNVPLREPLVLDAPLGPDPRPGRPAGVPWLARPAAAPASSAQALTGALTGARRPLVVAGRAEHDPALAGALAAFAAAAGAPLLADPLSDARRGAHAVAHYDALLRVPGFGDTHRPDLVVRAGDLPTSKPLRRWLAGLGERVVQVALDPEAVWSDPDGVLSAALPGDPAATLEEAARAAADRPAAAGTPPIHAAGRPPASEWLDGWREADRAAGAAIAAALGAGALNEPLIARTVAGGLGAEHVLFVASSMPVRDVETFAAVRADGPRVLCNRGANGIDGTVASALGVAATGTATTLLIGDVALAYDHSALLAIPRLGLDVTIVLVDNGGGGIFDFLPVSGETDAYEEHVATPTGLAPRRIAALYGLEYERVKDAAGLTAALGRPGARLLHAPTDRAGNVALHRRVWAAVEDAVA; encoded by the coding sequence GTGACCCCCACCGCCGACAGCTACCTCCTCCTGCGGGCGTTCGTCGACGAGCTCGTCCGCTGCGGGGCCACCGACGCCTGCACGTCGCCCGGCTCGCGCTCGACGCCGCTCGTGCTCAGCCTGGTGCGCGACGGGCGCCTGCGCTGCCACTCGCACGTCGACGAGCGGGCGAGCGCCTTCTTCGCCCTCGGGCTGGCCAAGGCGACGCGGCGGCCGGTCCCGATCGCCTGCACGTCGGGGACCGCCGCCGCCGAGTACCTGCCCGCGGTCATCGAGGCGCACGAGGCCGGCGTGCCGCTCGTCGTGCTCACCGCCGACCGGCCGCCCGAGCTGCGCGACGTCGGCGCGGGCCAGACGGTCGACCAGATCAAGCTCTACGGCAGTGCGGTCCGGTGGTTCGTCGACCTCGGCATCCACGATGCGACGCCCACCCGGCTGCGCTGGGCGCGGTCGCTGGCCTGCCGGGTCATGTGGGCCGCGAGCGGAGCGAGCGGGCGCCCCGGCCCGGTCCACGTCAACGTGCCGCTGCGCGAGCCGCTGGTGCTCGACGCGCCGCTCGGGCCTGATCCTCGGCCCGGCCGCCCCGCCGGCGTGCCCTGGCTCGCTCGGCCGGCCGCCGCTCCCGCGTCGTCGGCCCAGGCGCTGACCGGCGCGCTGACCGGCGCCCGCCGGCCGCTCGTCGTCGCCGGGCGCGCGGAGCACGACCCCGCGCTGGCCGGCGCGCTGGCCGCGTTCGCGGCTGCCGCCGGCGCGCCGCTGCTCGCCGACCCGCTCTCGGACGCCCGCCGTGGGGCCCACGCGGTCGCCCACTACGACGCGCTGCTGCGCGTCCCCGGTTTCGGCGACACCCATCGGCCGGACCTCGTCGTCCGCGCCGGCGACCTGCCGACGTCCAAGCCGCTGCGCCGGTGGCTCGCCGGGCTGGGCGAGCGGGTCGTCCAGGTCGCGCTCGATCCCGAGGCGGTGTGGTCGGACCCCGACGGCGTGCTCAGCGCCGCGCTGCCCGGGGATCCGGCCGCCACGCTCGAGGAGGCCGCCCGCGCGGCGGCGGACCGGCCGGCCGCCGCCGGCACGCCGCCGATCCACGCCGCCGGCCGCCCGCCCGCATCCGAGTGGCTCGACGGCTGGCGGGAGGCGGATCGGGCGGCGGGCGCGGCGATCGCGGCCGCGCTCGGCGCCGGCGCGCTCAACGAGCCGCTGATCGCCCGCACCGTCGCGGGCGGCCTCGGGGCCGAGCACGTGCTGTTCGTCGCGTCGTCGATGCCGGTCCGCGACGTCGAGACCTTCGCCGCCGTCCGTGCCGACGGCCCGCGCGTCCTGTGCAACCGGGGCGCCAACGGGATCGACGGCACGGTGGCGAGCGCGCTCGGCGTCGCCGCGACTGGCACCGCCACGACCCTGCTCATCGGCGACGTCGCGCTCGCCTACGACCACTCGGCGCTGCTCGCCATCCCCCGCCTCGGCCTCGACGTGACGATCGTCCTCGTCGACAACGGCGGCGGCGGCATCTTCGACTTCCTGCCGGTGAGCGGCGAGACCGACGCGTACGAGGAGCACGTCGCCACGCCCACCGGCCTCGCCCCCCGGCGCATCGCGGCGCTCTACGGTCTCGAGTACGAGCGCGTCAAGGACGCCGCCGGGCTGACCGCGGCGCTCGGCCGGCCGGGCGCCCGCCTGCTGCACGCCCCCACCGACCGCGCCGGGAACGTCGCGCTGCACCGCCGCGTCTGGGCCGCCGTCGAGGACGCCGTCGCCTGA
- a CDS encoding alpha/beta fold hydrolase has product MASPFVLLHGFTQTGRSWDGVRRDLGDGVLAPDLRGHGAAAARRPIDTAHLVADVLEAAPDRFVLAGYSMGGRLALHVALAAPERVAALGLVSTTAGLPDPAERAARRAADDALAGDVERDGIDAFAERWGALPLWAGQPEAVRAVAHAERLRQDPAGLAASLRGFGTGAMVPVWDRLGELTMPAVVLAGARDAKFRAIGERLAAALPDGRLVVVDGAGHALALEAPATVAAALGALA; this is encoded by the coding sequence ATGGCCTCGCCGTTCGTCCTGCTGCACGGGTTCACCCAGACCGGGCGGTCGTGGGACGGCGTGCGGCGTGACCTGGGCGACGGCGTGCTCGCGCCCGACCTGCGCGGCCACGGCGCTGCGGCGGCGCGGCGGCCGATCGACACCGCCCACCTCGTCGCCGACGTCCTCGAGGCCGCGCCCGACCGGTTCGTCCTGGCCGGCTATTCGATGGGCGGGCGCCTCGCGCTCCACGTCGCACTGGCCGCCCCCGAGCGCGTCGCCGCCCTCGGGCTCGTCTCGACCACCGCGGGCCTGCCCGACCCGGCGGAGCGCGCGGCGCGCCGGGCCGCCGACGACGCCCTCGCCGGCGACGTCGAGCGCGACGGCATCGACGCGTTCGCCGAGCGCTGGGGCGCCCTGCCGCTCTGGGCCGGCCAACCCGAGGCGGTGCGCGCGGTCGCGCACGCCGAGCGGCTTCGTCAGGACCCCGCCGGCCTGGCCGCGTCGCTGCGCGGCTTCGGCACCGGGGCGATGGTGCCCGTCTGGGACCGGCTCGGCGAGCTCACGATGCCCGCCGTCGTGCTCGCCGGCGCGCGCGACGCGAAGTTCCGCGCCATCGGCGAGCGGCTCGCCGCGGCGCTCCCGGACGGCCGCCTCGTCGTGGTCGACGGCGCCGGCCACGCGCTGGCGCTCGAGGCGCCCGCGACCGTCGCCGCCGCGTTGGGCGCCCTCGCGTGA
- a CDS encoding glycoside hydrolase family 3 N-terminal domain-containing protein, which produces MALAVLAAAFIALVVSLASGNGSHEAAVGPQLTSRQLIGQRMVFGYDGTTPPAALERRIRRGEAAGVILFGRNVGSPARLRRTLAALQRIHQPEELRAPLLVLVDQEGGPVRRLPGAPELSAAATASAAQARAAGRGAGANLRSVGANVDLAPVVDVARAGSALEGERRTYSRDAARVRQLADAFARGLGDAGVAATYKHFPGFGAATVNTDDAPARIDKSLAEVRRVDLRPYEDPPEAVKLVMLSTAVYPARDPRPAAFSRRWATGELRDRLHFGGVSITDDLQTPAVRRFGNPGQLAYFAVRAGVDLPLFSQDYGTGDQAADGLVTALRAGRLDEAELRTSAARVLALRRSLAAG; this is translated from the coding sequence GTGGCGCTCGCCGTGCTCGCCGCCGCGTTCATCGCCCTCGTGGTCAGCCTGGCCTCGGGCAACGGCTCGCACGAGGCCGCCGTCGGCCCGCAGCTCACGTCGCGTCAGCTCATCGGCCAGCGCATGGTGTTCGGCTACGACGGCACGACGCCCCCGGCCGCGCTCGAGCGCCGCATCCGCCGCGGCGAGGCGGCCGGCGTCATCCTCTTCGGCCGCAACGTCGGTTCGCCCGCCCGGCTGCGCCGGACGCTCGCCGCCCTGCAGCGCATCCACCAGCCCGAGGAGCTGCGGGCGCCGCTGCTCGTCCTCGTCGACCAGGAGGGCGGGCCGGTCCGCCGCCTGCCCGGCGCCCCCGAGCTCAGCGCCGCGGCGACGGCGAGCGCGGCCCAGGCGCGCGCCGCGGGCCGCGGCGCCGGCGCCAACCTGCGCTCCGTGGGCGCGAACGTCGACCTCGCGCCCGTCGTCGACGTCGCGCGCGCGGGCTCGGCCCTGGAGGGCGAGCGCCGCACCTACTCGCGCGACGCCGCCCGCGTGCGGCAGCTGGCTGACGCGTTCGCCCGCGGGCTGGGGGACGCGGGCGTGGCCGCGACCTACAAGCACTTCCCGGGCTTCGGCGCCGCGACGGTCAACACCGACGACGCGCCGGCGCGGATCGACAAGAGCCTCGCCGAGGTGCGCCGCGTCGACCTGCGGCCGTACGAGGACCCGCCGGAGGCCGTGAAGCTGGTGATGCTGTCGACCGCCGTGTACCCGGCACGCGATCCGCGGCCGGCGGCGTTCAGCCGCCGCTGGGCGACGGGCGAGCTGCGCGACCGCCTGCACTTCGGCGGCGTGAGCATCACCGACGACCTGCAGACCCCGGCCGTCCGGCGCTTCGGCAACCCGGGGCAGCTGGCCTACTTCGCGGTCCGCGCCGGCGTCGACCTGCCGCTGTTCTCCCAGGACTACGGCACGGGCGATCAGGCCGCCGACGGGCTCGTCACCGCCCTGCGCGCCGGGCGTCTGGACGAGGCCGAGCTGCGCACGTCCGCCGCCCGCGTGCTCGCGCTGCGCCGGTCGCTCGCGGCCGGTTAG
- a CDS encoding mandelate racemase/muconate lactonizing enzyme family protein: MKVSIRRRTLTLRSPLVTAWGSLTERPLFELTVETAEGAVGRGEAAPLEPYDGVPEAAVAAALGAYRPVLEAGEGVRGDRLYDQCRAVADLPQALAAVDLALWDLAGQRAGRPVASLLTDTPLQAVDVNATIGATDRASAAAAAAAFARAGYSCVKLKVGVGDDAGRVAAVRAAAGPAMALRLDANGAWDVDEAVRMIEALAPAGLEIVEEPVHGIYAMREVRERTAVRVALDETAAEPGALAAGVADAVCLKVSRAGGIASLLVQASLVRAGGAEPYLASTYDGPLGVAAAVHAAAALRLELPCGLATLEAFTETSPLPVVDGAITVPARPGLGL, from the coding sequence GTGAAGGTCTCGATCCGCCGGCGCACGCTGACGCTGCGCTCGCCGCTCGTGACGGCCTGGGGCTCGCTGACCGAGCGGCCGCTGTTCGAGCTCACCGTCGAGACCGCGGAGGGGGCGGTCGGGCGCGGCGAGGCGGCGCCGCTCGAGCCCTACGACGGCGTGCCGGAGGCGGCGGTGGCCGCCGCGCTCGGCGCCTACCGCCCCGTGCTCGAGGCGGGCGAGGGCGTGCGCGGCGACCGGCTCTACGACCAGTGCCGCGCGGTCGCCGACCTGCCCCAAGCGCTCGCCGCGGTGGACCTCGCGCTGTGGGATCTCGCGGGGCAGCGGGCGGGGCGGCCGGTGGCGTCGCTGCTCACCGACACGCCGCTTCAGGCGGTGGATGTCAACGCGACGATCGGGGCGACCGACCGGGCGTCGGCCGCCGCGGCCGCCGCCGCGTTCGCCCGGGCGGGCTACTCGTGCGTGAAGCTGAAGGTGGGCGTCGGCGACGACGCCGGGCGCGTGGCCGCGGTGCGCGCGGCGGCGGGTCCGGCGATGGCGCTGCGGCTGGACGCCAACGGCGCGTGGGACGTCGACGAGGCGGTGCGGATGATCGAGGCGCTCGCGCCGGCCGGGCTGGAGATCGTCGAGGAGCCGGTCCACGGCATCTACGCGATGCGCGAGGTGCGCGAGCGCACGGCGGTGCGGGTGGCGCTCGACGAGACGGCGGCCGAGCCGGGGGCGCTCGCCGCGGGGGTCGCCGACGCGGTGTGCCTGAAGGTGTCGCGAGCGGGCGGGATCGCGTCGCTGCTCGTGCAGGCGTCGCTCGTGCGCGCGGGCGGCGCGGAGCCGTACCTGGCGTCGACCTACGACGGGCCGCTGGGCGTGGCGGCGGCCGTGCACGCGGCGGCGGCGCTGCGCCTGGAGCTGCCGTGCGGGCTGGCGACGCTCGAGGCGTTCACCGAGACGAGCCCGCTGCCGGTGGTCGACGGCGCGATCACCGTGCCCGCCCGCCCCGGGCTCGGCCTCTAA